A part of Acaryochloris thomasi RCC1774 genomic DNA contains:
- a CDS encoding circadian clock KaiB family protein, with translation MALHESHPSASLYKGLVLVTPGGDLVYAIDPSKQQHWHAQLCAVLQRRLNLPEAPLFLTPSYTATVDRWIDPQSQEVRVVAEAYPPVWRYRIFFQAIFNVPVHQWRPVPVAPEEQDGRVIHSYREKFPELWESHNWVIRANDPSPSEPETPAPELAKAHASTYVLHLFIARHSRNTIQTLKVLHQVLEQALACPYTLKIIDVTQHPEQAEAAQVLATPTLVRVWPQPIQKLVGDLDQARILQMLTV, from the coding sequence TTGGCCCTCCATGAATCCCATCCCTCTGCATCGTTATACAAAGGCTTAGTCCTAGTAACGCCGGGGGGAGATCTCGTCTACGCCATTGACCCCAGTAAACAGCAGCACTGGCATGCTCAACTCTGTGCAGTGCTGCAGCGGCGGCTCAACTTACCTGAAGCGCCTCTGTTTTTGACACCTTCCTATACGGCAACCGTTGATCGCTGGATTGATCCGCAATCGCAGGAAGTGCGCGTTGTCGCCGAAGCCTATCCACCGGTTTGGCGCTACCGGATTTTTTTTCAAGCCATTTTTAATGTCCCCGTTCATCAGTGGCGACCGGTCCCTGTAGCCCCAGAAGAACAGGATGGCAGAGTCATCCACAGCTACCGCGAAAAATTCCCAGAGCTGTGGGAATCTCACAACTGGGTGATTCGAGCAAACGATCCCTCACCATCAGAGCCTGAGACACCAGCACCTGAGCTGGCAAAAGCACACGCTTCCACCTACGTTTTACACCTGTTTATCGCGCGCCACAGCCGCAACACAATCCAGACATTAAAGGTCTTACATCAAGTCCTAGAGCAGGCACTAGCCTGTCCCTACACCCTTAAGATTATTGACGTCACACAGCATCCTGAGCAGGCAGAGGCAGCACAGGTTCTGGCAACGCCAACGCTCGTTAGAGTGTGGCCCCAGCCGATTCAGAAACTAGTGGGCGATCTTGATCAAGCAAGGATTCTGCAGATGTTAACCGTCTAG
- a CDS encoding tetratricopeptide repeat protein has product MALSSDSWRGLAIATFILLGWIISVCLHEFGHAVVAYWGGDQTVKDKGYLTLNPLKYSDFSYSLIYPLFFLMLGGIALPGAAVYINTWLLRSRLWQSAVSAAGPLATALVAVLLSHPFRLGLSSENWFWTALACLTSLQVVALCFNLLPVPSLDGFGILEPWLPRSWQPSLRQWRRYGFLALIVILWTVPVAQQVFWGFVGTISRELGVPPDLMATGYSLFHQSSRLLFVVVLVIVLIFRKLLSRPQSTDASDTQSLEAKLAAYDQAIASKKPTTADLWFGKGCILGELKRYQEAVESYDRALELQPKNPESCWLNRAIALYEIGRDEEAVESYEQALKLKTPSPDDWYFYGLMLSGLDRYEDAINSYKRALETKPEDAEIWYQQGQALYWLGQQDDAIASYDKAVYLQPEFAQAWFRRGLVFNQLQQFPRALKSFEQALKIQADSPAVLAAKGFTLMQLDQYEDAITAHEQSVEIDPNDAHAWYNKACCHAHQGQVSPAIESLKQAVQLNPEPTREIAIDDPDFEELHQEPAFRKLIY; this is encoded by the coding sequence ATGGCTCTATCTTCAGATAGCTGGCGCGGACTTGCGATCGCAACCTTTATTCTCTTGGGCTGGATTATTTCTGTCTGCCTCCATGAGTTCGGCCATGCCGTTGTGGCTTACTGGGGTGGCGATCAAACCGTTAAGGATAAGGGATATTTAACCCTTAATCCCCTCAAGTACAGCGATTTTTCCTATAGCCTGATCTACCCGCTGTTTTTCTTGATGCTGGGTGGGATAGCATTACCGGGCGCTGCCGTTTATATCAATACCTGGCTGCTCCGCAGCCGTCTGTGGCAAAGTGCCGTATCTGCAGCCGGACCGCTGGCAACGGCCTTAGTGGCGGTGCTGTTATCTCATCCCTTTCGTCTGGGGCTGTCATCTGAAAACTGGTTTTGGACCGCTTTAGCCTGTCTCACCTCGTTACAGGTGGTGGCGCTTTGTTTTAATCTATTGCCAGTCCCCTCTTTAGATGGCTTCGGTATTCTAGAGCCTTGGCTACCCCGCTCATGGCAGCCGTCATTACGTCAGTGGCGACGCTATGGCTTCCTGGCACTGATTGTAATTTTGTGGACTGTTCCGGTCGCGCAGCAGGTTTTCTGGGGTTTTGTGGGTACTATCAGTCGAGAGCTAGGTGTTCCACCGGACCTGATGGCCACGGGTTATTCACTGTTTCATCAATCTAGCCGCCTCCTATTTGTCGTTGTTCTGGTCATTGTCTTGATATTTCGTAAACTGTTGTCGCGTCCTCAATCGACAGACGCCTCGGACACCCAATCGCTAGAAGCGAAGCTAGCGGCCTATGACCAGGCCATTGCCTCAAAAAAGCCAACAACAGCAGATTTATGGTTTGGCAAAGGCTGCATTTTGGGGGAACTGAAGCGCTACCAAGAGGCCGTCGAAAGCTATGACCGCGCCCTAGAGCTGCAGCCCAAAAACCCAGAGAGCTGCTGGCTCAACCGCGCCATCGCTCTCTATGAAATTGGACGAGATGAAGAGGCCGTCGAAAGCTATGAGCAGGCCCTAAAGCTGAAGACACCTTCGCCAGATGACTGGTATTTTTATGGCCTGATGCTTTCAGGACTCGATCGCTACGAGGACGCCATTAACAGCTATAAAAGGGCGCTAGAAACGAAACCAGAGGATGCAGAAATCTGGTACCAGCAGGGACAGGCGCTCTACTGGCTCGGACAGCAAGATGATGCGATCGCAAGTTATGACAAGGCCGTTTACCTGCAGCCCGAGTTTGCCCAAGCCTGGTTTCGGCGAGGACTCGTGTTTAACCAGCTTCAGCAGTTCCCCAGGGCGCTCAAGAGCTTTGAGCAGGCGCTAAAAATTCAGGCCGATAGTCCCGCCGTGCTCGCCGCAAAGGGCTTCACCCTGATGCAGCTCGATCAGTATGAAGACGCCATCACCGCCCATGAGCAATCGGTAGAGATAGATCCCAACGACGCCCACGCTTGGTACAACAAAGCCTGCTGCCATGCCCATCAGGGCCAGGTGTCTCCAGCCATTGAGAGTCTGAAGCAGGCCGTACAGCTCAACCCTGAACCCACCCGCGAAATTGCCATTGACGACCCTGACTTTGAAGAACTGCACCAAGAGCCAGCTTTCCGCAAGCTAATTTACTGA
- a CDS encoding pentapeptide repeat-containing protein — translation MANLEHLERLQQGPDAWNYWRTTSMEQPDLSGADLSGASFEFANLSGVKLDFANLEGANLKNAYLYRASLKRANLRIADLMNANLEQADLRQASLEGADLYKAKLVEARCDRANFSKAIVRRANLSRASLKGAEGRFSDFLQANLMRANLSMANFYQANLAGSNLIEANLSWANLLEVNLHKANLCRATLLQTNLCRVNSHDALFKGVTYSSEPALAASAV, via the coding sequence ATGGCAAATTTAGAACATCTTGAGCGTCTTCAGCAAGGTCCTGATGCCTGGAACTATTGGCGGACCACCAGCATGGAGCAGCCTGATTTGTCGGGGGCTGACTTGAGCGGTGCTAGCTTTGAGTTTGCTAACCTCAGCGGCGTTAAGCTCGATTTTGCCAACTTAGAAGGGGCTAACCTTAAAAATGCCTATCTGTACCGGGCTTCGCTTAAAAGAGCCAATCTGCGCATAGCCGATCTCATGAACGCGAATCTAGAGCAGGCTGATTTACGACAGGCTAGCTTAGAAGGAGCCGATCTTTATAAGGCAAAGCTGGTGGAAGCCAGATGCGATCGCGCCAATTTCTCTAAAGCCATTGTGCGGCGTGCTAACCTTTCTCGAGCCAGTCTCAAGGGAGCAGAAGGTCGCTTTTCAGACTTTTTGCAGGCCAATCTGATGCGGGCTAATCTTTCAATGGCTAACTTTTATCAGGCCAATTTGGCGGGTAGCAATCTGATTGAGGCCAATCTGAGCTGGGCAAATCTATTAGAAGTGAATCTGCATAAGGCGAATCTGTGCCGAGCAACTCTCCTGCAAACGAATCTATGCCGCGTCAATTCCCATGATGCTTTGTTCAAAGGAGTGACGTATTCTTCCGAGCCAGCCCTCGCTGCCAGTGCTGTCTAG
- a CDS encoding DnaJ domain-containing protein, with translation MLRVSKQATQSEIKAAFRRLARQYHPDLNPDNPTAASEFQRISEAYRALLGTPELNDEPSVSQETSPAHRKHYIHGVQCNAQGNYQQAVDAFTQAITLNSQYLEAYLGRCQARYVLGDDRGAIEDAYQVLTLNPNVSQAHYYQGRARARLGYTESSLAAYTRAIQIDSSYASAYYYRGIAHESLQDRPAAKQDWRTASRLFQAQGDVSGVQKAQSKLRGWPLPAFPTVNIKALQFTRWTVARACKLLPNVLFNPGGELLPSFARCSSVQAAAIGFIWAALATLTILASLLLYESPPSSIDVVLLSGTAFLSLVAASAIARLLNRSRGNWAGDVFVAGAALLPLSLFAVLGGLAQSSLGFTATAGVLSGSYVLLTLYVGCTQIHNFWERSAAFAAPLMAITSGGITVWVATEFLGWA, from the coding sequence GTGCTTCGCGTATCTAAGCAGGCGACCCAGTCTGAGATCAAAGCTGCATTTCGGCGGTTAGCACGCCAGTACCATCCCGATCTCAATCCCGACAACCCGACTGCGGCCTCGGAGTTTCAGCGCATTAGTGAAGCTTACCGGGCTTTACTCGGCACCCCAGAACTAAATGATGAGCCTTCGGTTAGCCAAGAGACATCTCCAGCCCATCGTAAGCACTACATTCATGGCGTTCAGTGCAATGCCCAAGGCAACTATCAGCAGGCCGTTGACGCCTTCACCCAGGCCATCACATTGAACAGTCAGTACCTAGAGGCGTATTTGGGCCGCTGTCAGGCCCGGTATGTCCTCGGCGACGACCGGGGCGCAATCGAAGATGCGTACCAGGTTTTGACGCTGAATCCAAATGTGAGTCAGGCTCATTACTATCAAGGACGAGCTCGGGCCAGATTAGGATACACAGAGTCCTCGCTAGCGGCCTACACGCGCGCCATTCAAATTGATTCGAGCTATGCTTCAGCCTACTATTACCGAGGCATTGCCCACGAGAGTCTTCAGGATCGACCGGCGGCCAAACAGGATTGGCGCACCGCCAGTCGTCTCTTCCAGGCACAGGGCGATGTAAGCGGCGTGCAGAAAGCGCAAAGTAAGCTGAGGGGCTGGCCCTTACCGGCATTCCCCACCGTCAACATTAAGGCCCTCCAATTCACGCGGTGGACGGTTGCTCGAGCCTGTAAGCTGCTGCCCAATGTCCTCTTCAATCCTGGCGGCGAACTCCTGCCATCCTTTGCTCGCTGCTCCTCGGTTCAGGCCGCAGCCATAGGGTTTATCTGGGCAGCATTGGCCACCTTGACGATCTTAGCGAGCCTACTGCTGTATGAGAGTCCCCCATCTTCGATAGATGTTGTGCTGTTGAGCGGGACGGCGTTCTTGAGCCTAGTCGCAGCCAGCGCGATTGCACGTCTGCTGAATCGGTCTCGAGGCAACTGGGCCGGTGACGTTTTTGTGGCAGGTGCAGCCCTGCTACCGCTCTCTCTCTTCGCCGTTTTGGGGGGCTTAGCGCAGTCCAGCCTGGGCTTCACTGCGACTGCAGGGGTCTTATCCGGCAGCTATGTCCTTTTGACGCTGTATGTCGGCTGCACGCAGATTCATAACTTTTGGGAGCGTAGTGCAGCCTTCGCCGCACCGCTGATGGCCATCACCAGCGGCGGAATCACGGTCTGGGTTGCGACCGAATTCTTAGGGTGGGCATAA
- a CDS encoding type IV pilus twitching motility protein PilT, producing the protein MTDYQSTPLPPPPFQPPPSPEVPTQVNPEAPTQLSPADHLTSATQTIGLAAPSGTIINPRDLSEATQAIPPTQRSNPSGITLKSLVQQAFEHNFSDVHLGVGEVPRFRDRGRLEAAQHPVTDAETFQSWLEEILTPEQVHQFNTELEYDGATQYDGMARVRINVFVSLKGPAMVLRLIPLRILTLDELNLPLVFQDLCHYHKGLILVTGPTGSGKSTTLAAMVDYINSEMPKHIISIEDPVEFVHQSKKSMIRQREVGIHTHEFENALKASLREDPDVILIGEMRDRITVNTALKAAQTGHLVFGTLHTNSAVKTIERMLNIFKPEEQAPMRVQVAESLVGVIAQSLLRTTDGKRAAIHEVMINTDAVKDYILRGDVEEIEAIIPQCNYDGMMTMNQCIYQLYEEGRIDEETALESSPKPNEMAQILRGRI; encoded by the coding sequence ATGACTGATTATCAATCCACCCCTCTGCCACCCCCACCTTTTCAACCGCCCCCAAGCCCAGAGGTACCCACGCAAGTCAATCCAGAGGCACCCACACAGCTAAGCCCAGCCGACCACCTCACCTCCGCAACTCAAACCATTGGCCTAGCAGCTCCGTCGGGAACAATCATCAATCCAAGAGATCTCTCAGAGGCCACCCAGGCCATTCCACCCACTCAGCGCTCGAATCCCAGCGGCATCACCCTCAAAAGCCTAGTACAGCAGGCTTTCGAGCATAACTTTTCTGATGTTCATCTGGGTGTGGGAGAGGTGCCCCGCTTTCGAGACCGGGGCCGTCTAGAGGCTGCCCAGCATCCCGTCACAGATGCTGAAACCTTTCAATCTTGGCTCGAAGAGATTCTGACTCCCGAACAGGTTCACCAATTTAATACTGAATTAGAGTACGACGGCGCAACGCAGTACGACGGCATGGCTCGCGTGCGGATCAACGTCTTTGTCTCCCTCAAAGGTCCGGCCATGGTGCTGCGACTGATCCCTCTGCGGATTCTGACCCTGGATGAACTTAACCTCCCCCTTGTTTTCCAAGATCTGTGCCACTACCACAAAGGTCTCATCCTGGTGACCGGCCCCACCGGCTCCGGTAAGTCCACAACGCTAGCGGCAATGGTGGACTACATCAATAGTGAGATGCCCAAGCACATCATCTCCATTGAAGATCCGGTGGAATTTGTCCACCAAAGCAAGAAGTCGATGATTCGGCAGCGAGAAGTGGGCATCCATACCCATGAATTTGAAAATGCCCTTAAGGCCTCCCTTCGAGAGGATCCAGACGTGATTTTGATCGGAGAAATGCGCGATCGCATCACCGTTAACACAGCCCTCAAAGCAGCACAAACGGGTCACTTGGTGTTTGGAACCCTGCACACCAACAGCGCCGTCAAGACCATTGAGCGGATGCTGAATATCTTTAAGCCTGAGGAACAGGCTCCCATGCGAGTGCAGGTGGCAGAATCGCTAGTGGGCGTTATTGCTCAGTCATTATTGCGCACCACTGACGGTAAGCGAGCGGCCATCCATGAAGTGATGATCAATACCGATGCTGTTAAGGACTATATTCTTCGCGGTGACGTCGAAGAGATTGAGGCCATCATTCCTCAATGTAACTACGACGGCATGATGACGATGAATCAATGTATCTATCAGCTCTATGAAGAAGGGCGCATTGACGAAGAAACCGCGCTAGAGTCTTCGCCAAAGCCCAACGAAATGGCACAGATCCTGCGGGGTCGAATCTAG
- a CDS encoding YebC/PmpR family DNA-binding transcriptional regulator produces the protein MAGHSKWANIKRQKARVDAKKGKVFARLSRAMIVAARNGLPDPAANFQLRWAIEKAKAAGIPNENIERAIAKGSGQLGADENWEDIQYEGYGPSGVAVLIEALTDNRNRTAADLRSAFSKHGGNLGEKGCVGWMFESKGIITLAGPLTDEEDFLETLLELGAESYEILEDDDGILVEVCTHPNDLEQIAEPLQVQGYTVKESETRWLANNTVDVVGLEPAQMILKLMDVLEDLDDVQTVTANFELQDSLLAELDLE, from the coding sequence ATGGCAGGACATAGCAAATGGGCCAATATCAAGCGTCAAAAGGCGAGGGTCGATGCTAAAAAAGGCAAGGTCTTTGCCCGACTGTCGCGGGCGATGATTGTCGCCGCTCGCAATGGACTTCCCGATCCAGCCGCAAATTTTCAACTGCGCTGGGCGATTGAGAAAGCCAAAGCCGCTGGGATCCCCAACGAAAATATTGAACGTGCGATCGCAAAGGGTTCCGGCCAGCTTGGTGCCGACGAAAACTGGGAAGATATCCAATACGAGGGCTATGGCCCCAGCGGTGTAGCTGTATTGATTGAAGCGCTCACCGACAACCGCAACCGTACCGCCGCCGATCTCCGGTCAGCGTTTAGCAAACACGGTGGCAACCTGGGCGAGAAAGGCTGCGTCGGCTGGATGTTTGAATCCAAGGGCATCATTACCCTTGCCGGTCCCCTCACTGACGAAGAGGACTTTCTCGAAACGCTACTGGAGCTAGGGGCTGAATCCTACGAGATTCTGGAAGATGATGACGGGATCCTTGTCGAGGTTTGTACGCATCCCAATGACCTAGAGCAAATTGCCGAGCCACTCCAGGTGCAGGGTTATACCGTTAAAGAATCAGAGACGCGCTGGCTGGCCAACAATACCGTTGACGTTGTAGGTCTAGAGCCGGCACAGATGATTCTCAAGCTGATGGACGTTCTGGAAGATCTCGATGATGTCCAAACCGTGACCGCCAACTTTGAGCTTCAAGATAGCTTGCTGGCTGAACTCGACTTGGAGTAA
- the argJ gene encoding bifunctional glutamate N-acetyltransferase/amino-acid acetyltransferase ArgJ translates to MTNWREVLGGVTAPQGYRAAGVAAGLKPSHLPDLALIVSDVDAIATGVFTTSQVRAACVDFCRDNLSNQDTVRAILCNAGQANAATGAAGAAAVVQKAQWVAQALNISPESVLISSTGVIGKLIALEKVEAALPQLVAELSETGSEAANQAIMTTDLVEKSVALEMDMGDRVVRVGGIAKGSGMIHPDMATMLAFVTCDAAVSPTLWQQMVRRAADRSFNQVTVDGDTSTNDMLLALANGQSRTPAITEAGPEARQLEAMLTEVCQRLAQKMARDGEGATCLIEVQVSGAADDPGARQIARTIAGSMLVKSAVFGRDPNWGRIAMAAGRAGVRFDADRLDIRLGDFVLLQQGTPQDFDAAAASDYLKQDPVIIAVQVGDGEGSGTAWGCDLSYDYVKINAEYTT, encoded by the coding sequence ATGACAAACTGGCGTGAAGTTTTGGGTGGGGTTACAGCGCCACAGGGCTATCGAGCGGCTGGGGTGGCGGCAGGTTTAAAGCCCTCCCACCTCCCGGACTTGGCGCTGATTGTCTCAGATGTAGATGCGATCGCAACGGGCGTCTTCACTACGAGTCAGGTTAGAGCAGCCTGCGTTGACTTCTGCCGCGACAATCTCAGCAACCAAGACACCGTGCGGGCCATTCTCTGCAATGCGGGGCAGGCCAATGCCGCCACGGGTGCCGCTGGGGCCGCTGCCGTCGTTCAGAAAGCCCAGTGGGTTGCCCAAGCGCTCAACATCTCCCCTGAATCCGTCTTAATTTCCTCCACGGGCGTCATTGGCAAATTGATTGCTTTGGAAAAGGTCGAGGCTGCCCTGCCGCAGCTAGTGGCGGAGCTATCAGAGACCGGCTCTGAAGCCGCGAATCAGGCGATCATGACCACCGACCTCGTGGAGAAATCGGTCGCCTTAGAAATGGACATGGGCGATCGGGTCGTCCGCGTGGGCGGCATTGCTAAAGGGTCGGGCATGATTCACCCCGATATGGCAACGATGCTGGCCTTTGTCACCTGTGATGCCGCTGTTTCGCCGACGCTCTGGCAGCAAATGGTGCGCCGCGCCGCCGACCGCAGCTTTAACCAAGTCACCGTTGACGGCGACACTAGCACCAACGATATGTTGTTGGCCCTCGCCAACGGCCAATCTCGCACCCCTGCGATCACAGAGGCGGGGCCAGAGGCTAGACAATTAGAAGCGATGCTGACAGAAGTTTGCCAGCGTTTGGCTCAAAAAATGGCGCGGGATGGCGAAGGGGCGACCTGTTTAATTGAAGTCCAGGTGAGCGGGGCTGCAGATGATCCGGGCGCTCGCCAAATTGCCCGCACCATTGCTGGATCCATGTTGGTCAAGTCCGCTGTGTTTGGCCGCGACCCGAACTGGGGACGAATTGCGATGGCGGCAGGTCGAGCGGGCGTTCGCTTTGATGCTGACCGACTCGATATCCGACTGGGGGATTTTGTCTTGCTCCAGCAGGGGACACCCCAAGACTTTGACGCCGCCGCCGCTAGCGATTATCTCAAACAAGATCCGGTGATTATTGCCGTTCAGGTGGGGGATGGAGAGGGATCTGGTACCGCTTGGGGCTGTGATCTAAGCTACGACTACGTCAAGATTAATGCAGAGTACACCACCTAG